Proteins co-encoded in one bacterium genomic window:
- a CDS encoding DUF998 domain-containing protein, with amino-acid sequence MCGGRFRGRWDLGIRSAMRLTGFSATRQFFCLRGPALSGIVGPILFWSVLTVLGQTQPTYNGVRSDISLLALGPHGWVQTLNFSAFGVLVVVFQAGIQRAVSGRVWGAINILAMASGLGLVLIAVFPTDRVGTWTIHGAIHLSVVGALVVLLPLSCLATGAQVKHDRAWRGYALFSILVGSFTGTLTLILLLVWSGLWSASHPWLGLYERIMFALPCVWMEMMAIRLLRLS; translated from the coding sequence ATGTGTGGCGGAAGGTTTCGAGGGCGCTGGGATCTCGGGATCCGTTCCGCGATGCGCCTCACCGGCTTCTCTGCCACTCGCCAATTCTTCTGTCTGCGAGGCCCGGCTCTATCTGGAATCGTCGGGCCGATCTTATTCTGGAGCGTCCTCACGGTGCTCGGCCAGACACAGCCGACTTACAATGGAGTGCGGTCAGACATCAGCCTGCTCGCGTTGGGTCCTCACGGTTGGGTACAAACGCTGAACTTCTCCGCCTTTGGCGTCCTGGTCGTGGTGTTTCAAGCAGGTATCCAGCGTGCGGTGTCAGGCAGGGTGTGGGGCGCGATCAACATCCTTGCAATGGCCAGCGGATTGGGCTTGGTGCTGATCGCGGTGTTCCCGACCGACCGCGTGGGCACCTGGACGATCCATGGCGCGATCCACCTGAGCGTCGTCGGCGCACTGGTGGTACTCCTACCGCTGAGCTGCCTCGCAACAGGGGCACAAGTGAAACATGATCGCGCTTGGCGGGGCTATGCTCTCTTCAGCATACTTGTCGGGTCGTTCACCGGCACGCTGACCTTAATTCTCTTACTGGTGTGGAGCGGGCTATGGAGTGCCTCGCACCCTTGGCTCGGGCTGTATGAGCGGATCATGTTTGCGCTTCCGTGTGTCTGGATGGAAATGATGGCGATTCGTCTGCTGAGATTGTCTTA